In one Lepisosteus oculatus isolate fLepOcu1 chromosome 26, fLepOcu1.hap2, whole genome shotgun sequence genomic region, the following are encoded:
- the LOC102682464 gene encoding pinopsin-like isoform X1, which yields MPILVNSSTAAFPLEKNSTPGPFDGPQWPHQAPRSTYLMVAVLMGTVVVLASFVNGLVILVSLRYKKLRSPLNYILVNLAVADLLVTFFGSTVSFSNNVNGYFILGKSVCEFEGFMVSLTGIVGLWSLAILAFERYIVICKPMGDFRFQQRHAVIGCGFTWVWSLIWTAPPLFGWSSYVPEGLRTSCGPNWYTGGSNNNSYIMMLFITCFIMPLSMILFSYATLLITLRAVAAQQKESETTQRAEREVTRMVIAMVMAFLVCWLPYATFAMVVAIDKNIVIQPTLASMPSYFSKTATVYNPVIYVFMNKQFRNCMLTMMCCGRNPFATEEDSSVTGTSTAGKTEISSVSSGGSSKVTPA from the exons TGAGAAGAACAGCACGCCGGGGCCCTTCGATGGGCCCCAGTGGCCTCACCAGGCCCCCCGCAGCACCTACCTCATGGTGGCCGTGCTGATGGGCACGGTTGTGGTGCTGGCCTCCTTCGTCAACGGCCTCGTCATCCTGGTCTCCCTGCGCTACAAGAAGCTGCGCTCCCCTCTCAACTACATCCTGGTCAACTTGGCGGTGGCCGACCTCCTGGTGACCTTCTTTGGGAGCACGGTCAGCTTTTCTAACAACGTCAACGGCTATTTCATCCTGGGCAAGTCTGTGTGCGAGTTCGAAGGCTTCATGGTCTCTCTCACAG GGATTGTAGGACTCTGGTCCCTGGCGATCCTAGCATTTGAACGCTACATTGTCATCTGTAAGCCAATGGGAGACTTCCGCTTCCAACAGAGGCACGCTGTAATTGGCTGTGGGTTCACATGGGTGTGGTCTCTGATTTGGACAGCACCTCCCCTTTTTGGATGGAGCAGCTATGTCCCAGAAG GGCTTCGGACGTCTTGCGGGCCAAACTGGTACACTGGCGGTTCCAACAACAACTCCTACATCATGATGCTGTTCATCACCTGTTTCATTATGCCTCTAAGCATGATCCTCTTCTCCTACGCCACCCTGCTGATCACCCTCCGAGCT GTGGCAGCACAACAAAAGGAGTCGGAGACCACCCAGCGGGCCGAGCGGGAGGTGACCCGCATGGTGATCGCCATGGTGATGGCCTTCCTCGTCTGCTGGTTGCCATATGCCACCTTTGCCATGGTCGTGGCCATCGACAAGAACATCGTGATCCAGCCCACGCTGGCGTCCATGCCCTCCTACTTCTCCAAAACCGCCACCGTCTACAACCCCGTCATCTACGTCTTCATGAATAAGCAG TTTCGAAACTGCATGCTGACGATGATGTGCTGTGGACGCAACCCTTTCGCCACTGAAGAGGACAGCTCAGTCACAGGCACCAGTACGGCTGGCAAGACCGAGATCTCCTCTGTCTCTTCAGGAGGGAGCAGCAAGGTCACCCCTGCTTAA
- the LOC102682464 gene encoding pinopsin-like isoform X2 produces MVAVLMGTVVVLASFVNGLVILVSLRYKKLRSPLNYILVNLAVADLLVTFFGSTVSFSNNVNGYFILGKSVCEFEGFMVSLTGIVGLWSLAILAFERYIVICKPMGDFRFQQRHAVIGCGFTWVWSLIWTAPPLFGWSSYVPEGLRTSCGPNWYTGGSNNNSYIMMLFITCFIMPLSMILFSYATLLITLRAVAAQQKESETTQRAEREVTRMVIAMVMAFLVCWLPYATFAMVVAIDKNIVIQPTLASMPSYFSKTATVYNPVIYVFMNKQFRNCMLTMMCCGRNPFATEEDSSVTGTSTAGKTEISSVSSGGSSKVTPA; encoded by the exons ATGGTGGCCGTGCTGATGGGCACGGTTGTGGTGCTGGCCTCCTTCGTCAACGGCCTCGTCATCCTGGTCTCCCTGCGCTACAAGAAGCTGCGCTCCCCTCTCAACTACATCCTGGTCAACTTGGCGGTGGCCGACCTCCTGGTGACCTTCTTTGGGAGCACGGTCAGCTTTTCTAACAACGTCAACGGCTATTTCATCCTGGGCAAGTCTGTGTGCGAGTTCGAAGGCTTCATGGTCTCTCTCACAG GGATTGTAGGACTCTGGTCCCTGGCGATCCTAGCATTTGAACGCTACATTGTCATCTGTAAGCCAATGGGAGACTTCCGCTTCCAACAGAGGCACGCTGTAATTGGCTGTGGGTTCACATGGGTGTGGTCTCTGATTTGGACAGCACCTCCCCTTTTTGGATGGAGCAGCTATGTCCCAGAAG GGCTTCGGACGTCTTGCGGGCCAAACTGGTACACTGGCGGTTCCAACAACAACTCCTACATCATGATGCTGTTCATCACCTGTTTCATTATGCCTCTAAGCATGATCCTCTTCTCCTACGCCACCCTGCTGATCACCCTCCGAGCT GTGGCAGCACAACAAAAGGAGTCGGAGACCACCCAGCGGGCCGAGCGGGAGGTGACCCGCATGGTGATCGCCATGGTGATGGCCTTCCTCGTCTGCTGGTTGCCATATGCCACCTTTGCCATGGTCGTGGCCATCGACAAGAACATCGTGATCCAGCCCACGCTGGCGTCCATGCCCTCCTACTTCTCCAAAACCGCCACCGTCTACAACCCCGTCATCTACGTCTTCATGAATAAGCAG TTTCGAAACTGCATGCTGACGATGATGTGCTGTGGACGCAACCCTTTCGCCACTGAAGAGGACAGCTCAGTCACAGGCACCAGTACGGCTGGCAAGACCGAGATCTCCTCTGTCTCTTCAGGAGGGAGCAGCAAGGTCACCCCTGCTTAA